From the Polaromonas sp. JS666 genome, the window CTTCTCCACCGGAATGCCCAGGGCGACGTAGCGGTCCAGCCAGCCGAGCTGGCGTTCGCGCATCCCGGCCACGCTGCAGTTGTTGTTGCGCTGCGAAAACGGCTCGGTGGTGTAGAACATCAGCTTGCCGTCCAGGTCCACCTGTTCGCAGGCGCGCGCCCGATCGAAACCGTTGTCGTTGAGCCAGAGCGCCGTGTAGCGGGTGCCGGGACGCTTGGCGATGGCGGCAAACAGCTCGGCGGTGTCTGCCATCTGCGGCACCGCGCGCGGACTGACGAAGGACGCCACCTGGATCTGCTTCAGACCCGATGCCGCCAAAGCATCAATCAGCGCGGCTCGATCCGCCAGCGAATAGGTTTTCGGCTCCATCTGGAAGCCCTCGCGCGGCCCTTCCTCATGGAACTCGACGGAGGTAGGTAATTTGCTCATTGCTGACTTCTCTTTCCATCAGGAGGGGCTGACTTCGGCCAGCATCTGGTGGCGCTCGACCATGTCGCCGACCCGGCAGCGCAGGCTGCTCAGGCTGCCTTCGAACGGCGCCGTGACGTGCAATTCCATCTTCATCGATTCAAGCACGATCACTGTCTGGCCGAGGGCGACGGTCTCGCCGACCGCAGCCTTGACCGCGACCACCTTGCCCATCATCGGCGCGCCCAGTTGCCCGCTGGCGGCGGCGTCACCGGCAGCGCCCCCCAGATAGGGTTGCGCCGTGAACACGCCGCTGCCCAGCGCACTGGAGAGCTCGACCTGCCGCGCATCGCCCCGGATCGTCAGCTCCAGCGCCCGCCCGTCGCAATGCAACAGGGAGCGCCCGGCCGCGAGCGGCTGCAGCGAGGCGTTCACTTCCTGCTCGCCAATGACCAGGGTGCAAGCGCCCTGGGCGTCGCGCCTCGAAAACCGCACCGGCCACTCGGCCACGCCCGCCTTCAACACCAGGGCCGGCTGGGGCGCGGCCTGAATTGGCCCACTGCTCAGGCGCCAACCAGTGAAGCCGTCCCACAGGGTCCAGCAGCCCAGCGCGGACCACCCGGCGCGCTGCTGCGCCAGCCAGTGCAGGGCGGCGGCGGCCAGGTGCTCGATCGGCGGCGCGGCGGGAGCCACCACGCCGCGCTGTGCATGGCGTTCATCGATCAGGCGGGTGTGGAAACTGGCGTCGCGGGTTTCCGGCCACTCCAGCAGTTCATGCAGGAATTCCAGGTTGGTCACCAGCCCGATCACCGTGCTCTCTCGCAATCCGGCCACCAGCGCCCGGCGCGCCGAGTCGCGGTCGCTCGCATGCGCGATGAGCTTGGCGATCATCGAATCGTAGTGCGGCGAGATTTCGTCGCCACTGTCCACCCCGGACTCGATGCGCACGCCCGCGCGTGAAAAATCGACCACCTGCAGCCGCCCGGTGGCAGGCAGGAAACCGGCATCGGCGTCTTCCGCGCACAGCCTGGCCTCGAAGGCGTGGCCGGTGCAATGCACATCGGCCTGCGCCAGCGGCAAATTGCCGGTGGCGGCAATGTGCAGTTGCAACTCCACCAGATCGAGGCCAGTCACTTCTTCGGTCACCGGGTGCTCGACCTGCAGGCGCGGATTGACCTCCAGGAAGTAATGCTCCCCCCCGGTGACAACGAACTCCACCGTGCCCAGGCCACGGTAGTTCACGCCGGCGGCCAGCTTCACCGCATCGGCCAGGATGGCGGCGCGCAGTTTGGGGCTGAGACCGCTGGACGGCGCCTCTTCGATCACTTTCTGATGGCGGCGCTGCAAGGTGCATTCACGCTCGAACAGGTGAATGGCGTGGCCCTGGCCATCACCGGCCACCTGCACTTCCAGATGGCGCACCTGCGGCAGATACCGCTCGACGATCAGCTCGCCATTGCCGAAAGATTTTTCAGCCTCGCGCATGGCACTTTCAATGCGCCCTTCCAGCCCCTCCAGCGTCTCGACCACCGCCATGCCACGGCCGCCGCCGCCGGCCACCGCCTTGAGCAGCACCGGCAGCGTCATGCCGCGCACCAGGCGCAACACCTCGGTCGGGTCGGTCATGCCGCCTTCGCTGCCGGGAATGACCGGCACGCCCAGGCGTGCTGCCTCCCGCTTGGCGCTAGCTTTGCCGCCGATGCGCTCAATGGTGTCGGCCGTGGGGCCAATGAAGGTGAGCCCGGCCGCGTCGAGCGCGCGCACAAAAGCCGCGTTTTCCGAGACAAAGCCATAACCCGGATGCACGGCGTCGGCGCCGACGCGCTTGGCCGCCGCGATAATGGCGTCGATATTGAGGTAACTCTCGCTCGGCGCGGCGCCCCCGAGCTCGACCGATTCACCGATCTCGCGCACATGGCGGGCAAACCGGTCGGCACTGGAATGCACGGTCGCCACTTCCAGGCCGAGCTTGCGGCAGGTGCGGGCGATGCGGCAGGCGATCTCGCCGCGGTTGGCAATGAGGACTTTCTTAAGCATGGCGGGCGTCCTGATTAAAAGCGGAAAATGCCGAACGGCGTCGGCTTGGCGGCGGTGCGGGAGGCGAGGTCGAGCAGCAGCCCCATGGCGTCGCGGGTTTCCACCGGATCGATGATGCCGTCCACCCACAAATTCGAAGAGAAGTTCGTGGCGGGCTGGAAATCTTCGTAAATTTTGCGTACCGGGGCTTTGAATGCCTCTTCTTCCTCGGGCGTCCACTCTTTGCCCTCGGTCTTGTTGATCTGCTTGCGCACCAGCGCCATCACGGTGGCGGCCTGATCCGGGCCCATGATGGCCGCGCGGCCGGTCGGCCAGGCGAACATCGCAGTCGGGTTGAACGGGCGGCCGCACATCGCCAGGTAGCCGGCGCCGTAAGAGGCGCCCATGATGATGGTGTACTTGGGCACGTTGGCCGAGGCCATCGCTGTGATCATCTTGGCCCCGGCTTTGGCAATGCCTGCCTGCTCGGCGGCGCGCCCGACCATGAAGCCGGTCACGTCGGCCATGAACAGCAGCGGGATGTCACGCTGGCAGCACAGATCGATGAAGTGCGCCGCCTTCATCGCGCTATCCGGGAACAGCACGCCCTGATTGGCCAGGATGCCGACCTCGTGGCCATGGATGCGCGCAAAGCCGGTCAGCAGGGTGTCGCCATACATCGGCTTGAATTCCTGGAACCGGCTGTCGTCGACAAAGCGCGCCAGAATCTCGCGCGTGTCAGTCGGAATCTTGGTGTCGCGGCTGATGATGCCGTAAATCTCGCGCGGGTCGAAGCGTGGCGGCACCGACGGCTGGCGCGTCCAGCGCGGCTTGGGCTGCTCACCCAGGTCCCGTACGATTTCACGCGTGATGGCCAGGGCGTGGCGGTCATCTTCGGCGATGTGATCAGTGACGCCGCTGACACTGCAGTGCATCTTGGCGCCGCCCAGCGCTTCGGCATCGACCGTCTCGCCGGTGGCGGCAAAGGTCAGCTCGGGACCGCCGAGGTACATATAGCCCTGCTCCTTGACGATCACCGCCTCATCGCACAGCGCCGGGATGTAGGCGCCACCCGCCGTGCAGGGGCCCATCACCACGGCAATCTGCTGGATGCCTTCGGCCGACATGCGAACCTGGTTGTTGAAAATGCTGCCGAACTGCCCCACGTCGGGAAAGATGTGGGCCATTTCCGGCAGGAAGGCGCCACCACTGTCCACCAGCGTGATGCAGGGCAAGCGGTGTGCCCAGGCAATCTGCTGCGCCCGCACATGCTTCTTGCAGGTCATGCCGTAGTAGGTGCCGCCCTTCACGGTGGCGTCGTTGGCGATGATCATGCACGGGCGGCCCTGCACCAGGCCGATGCCGGTGATGATGCTGGCGCCCGGCGGCACGCCGTCGTACATGCCTTCGCCGGCCAGCATGCCGACCTCCAGGAAAGGCGAACCCGGATCGAGCAGCACTTCGACACGATGCCGCGGCAGGATCTTGTTGCGCGCCAGGTGTTTTTCCCGCGCTTTGGGTGGCCCACCGGCCAGCGCCAATTGACGGCGCTTTTGCAGGTCCGCGATCACGGCCTCATAGGCTTCGCGGTTGAGTCGGAATTCGTCGTCGGAAGTCGACACGCGTGAGGTGAGGATGGTCATATGCGCTCTTGCATCAGTTCGTAAGGAAAGTGTTCAGGGCTTGAACACCGGTGCGCGGCGCGCTTCGAAGGCCGCCAGGCCTTCACTGACGTCGTCATCAAGCAGGGCGGCACTGGCCAGGTCTTCCTCAAGTTGGAGGCCGACCTCCGACGAACCCTCCATGCCCTGACGCGCAAGGTGTTTCATGGTCGCCATGCCAATGCGGCTGCGCGTGGCGAGCTTGGTGCAGTACGCCAGGGCTTCCTCATGCAGCTTGCCAGGCTCGACCACATAGTTCACCAGCCCCCACTGCTCGGCCGTGTCGGCATCGATCCAGCGGGCCGAGAAGAACAGATCCAGACCACGTCGCAGGCCGACGATGCGAGGCATGCGCTGGCTGCCGCCCCAGCCGGGAATCAAACCGAACTGGGCGTGCTGGTCGCCAAAGCGCGCATCCTTGGCAGCAAAAATGATGTCGCAGGCCAGCATCAGTTCGCTGCCCCCGGCCAGGGTCAGACCCTGACAGGCCGCCACCACTGGCAGATCGCTGTGCTCCAGGCGCTTGAGCACGCTGTGGCCATAGCCGATGAAGTGTTTGAGGCTGGCCGGATCGCCACGCAGCGACTTCACCTCATCGAGATCAGCGCCGGTGCAAAAATGCTTGCCTTGCGCCCGGATCAGAATGGCGCGCACACCGGAATCGGGTTTCTCGAACCCGTCGATGGCGGCCTCGATGCCCGCATGAACGGACATCGACAGGCAGTTGAATTTTTCGGGTCGCGCCAGCTCGATGATGCCAACGGCGCCTTCACGGCTGACCACCAAGGAAGATGTCTGGCTCATGATTTGTTCTCCTTCGCATATTGCACCGCCGCGCGGCCCACGCGCTCGCGCGCAACGATCAGTTTCATGATTTGCGCCGTGCCGTCGCCGATTTCCAGGCCCATCACGTCGCGCAGGCGCTGCTGGTGCGGCAGATCCATTGACCAGCCATAGTGACCAAACGTCAGCAGGCACTGGTGGATCGCGTCGAAAGCGGTTTTGGGCCCCATCCACTTGACCATGGCCGCTTCCGCAGTGTGCGGCTGGCCGGCGTCGCGCAAGGCCAGGCCGTGGTAGCAAAGCTGGCGGCAGGCGGCAATCAGGGTCTCGAATTCAACAATCGGAAAACTCACGCCCTGGTACTGCGCCAGCGGCGCGCCAAAAGTCTGGCGTTCCTTCACGTACTCCCAGGTTTCGTCGATCGAGGCCTGCGCGGCGGCCACACACTGCAGCGCGATCAGGATGCGGCTGAAGTCAAAGCCCTGCATCACCTGCGTGAAGCCTTTGCCCTCCGCGCCCAGCCGGTTGGCGACCGGCACCCGCACGTCGTCGAAAAACACCGAGCCACGACCGATGATTTTGCTGCCCACGTCGTTGAATCGCGTGCGTTGCACGCCGGGCTGGTTCAGATCCACCAGAAAGGCACTGATGCCACGCGCACCCTCCTCGGGCTTGCCGGTGCGCGCGAACAGCACCATGGCGTCGGCCTGGTCGGCAAAGGTGATCGATGTCTTCTCACCCGAAAGGATGTACTCGTCGCCAACGCGACGCGCCTTGAGTTGCAGATTGGCGGCATCCGAGCCACCGCGCGGTTCGGTCAAACCCAGCGCAACGATGGCCTCGCCCGCCACGATCCGGCTGTTCCAGGTGCGCGCCAGCTCGGGGGACGCATTGGCATGGATGATGGCGCCCATCAGCGAACTGAGCAGCTGCATATAGCTGACGTTGAAGTCGCCGTAGGCAATTTCCTCGGTAATGATACCGGCCGTGACACCGCTCAGGCCCATGCCGCCATATTCCTCAGGCAGATCGACACCGATCAGACCGAGTGAGCCCATTTCCCTGAACAGCGCCCGGTCAATGCCCGGCTCCGATTCGCGTTTCTGGTAATCGGGCCTGAGTTTCTCTCGGGCAAAGCGGCGCGCCACGTCACGCAGCGCAATTTGATCATCGTCGAAAATCATCGCTAGTAGCTCCTAGTTGACTGTTGCCGAAACCGCCGCCGCCGACCCTACCGTCAACCCTATGAGAATTGAGGTAAGCGCCGATTGCAAAATCAGGCGACTCCATGTAATATAGCACCAAACAGTTGTTAGTTAGATATGCTGGAGAATTTCTGAATGCCCCACGAGCCCATGGCCCCTTTTCCACGACTGCTGTCTCCCCTGAAGGTCGGCGCGCACACCCTTGGCAACCGGACGCTGATGGGCTCGATGCACACACGCCTGGAGTCGCTGGACCGCTCCATCGACCGGCTCTCCCTGTTTTATGCCGAGCGGGCGCGCGGTGGCGTCGGCCTGATCGTCACGGGCGGCTATGCCCCTTGCCAGGATGGCCTGCTGGATGAAACGGGTCCCTTGCTCGTCACGCCGGAACAGGCCGATGCGCTCAAACCGATCCCACAGGCAGTGCATGCCGAAGGCGGCAAGATCATTCTGCAAATCCTGCACACCGGCCGCTACGCAAAAGTCGCCAGGCCGGTCGGCGCCTCCGACATCCCTTCTCCGATTAACCCGCGCGCGCCGCGTGCCTTGAGCACGGCCGAAGTCTGGCAAACGATTGAGGACTATGTGCGCTGCGCCGAGCTCGCCCAGCGCGCTGGCTTCGATGGCGTCGAGATCATGGGCTCGGAGGGTTACCTGCTCAACCAGTTCACCGTCACGCGCACCAACAACCGCAGCGACGAATTTGGCGGCAGCATGGAGAATCGCCATCGCCTGCCGGTAGAAATCGTGCAGCGCACACGCGAACGCCTGGGCCCAGAGTTTTTGCTGATGTTCCGGGTATCGGCGCTCGATCTGGTCGAAGGTGGCGCCCCGGCCGCTGAAATCATCCAGCTCGCGCAGGCGGTGCAGGCTGCTGGCGCCGACATCCTCAACACCGGCATCGGCTGGCACGAAGCACGCATCCCGACCATTGCCTACGTGGTGCCGCGCGCCGCCTGGCGCTTTGCGGCGGCCCGCATCAAAAAAGCGGTGACGATTCCCGTCATCGTCTCCAACCGCATCAACACGCCCGATCTGGCCGAAGAAATCCTGGCCAGTGGCGATGCCGACATGGTGTCGATGGCGCGCCCTTTCCTGGCCGATGCCGACTTCGTGCGCAAGGCGGCCGAGGGCCGCGCCAACGAGATCAACACCTGCATCGCCTGCAACCAGGCCTGTCTCGACTACATCTTCGCCGACCGGCCTGCCACCTGCCTGGTCAATCCACGCGCCGGGCGCGAACTGGAGTTTTCGCTCATGCCGCCACCGGCGGCGCGGCGCAAGGTGGCGGTGATCGGCGCCGGCGCGGCCGGGCTGGCCTGCGCACTGAGCGCTGCCGAGCGCGGCCACGCCGTCACCCTGTTCGAGGCCGGGCCCGAGATCGGCGGCCAGTTGAACCTGGCCCGTGCCGTGCCGGGCAAACAGGAGTTCAACGAGCTGCTGCGCTATTTCAAACAAGGCGTGGCGCGGCACGGCGTGACGCTCAAGCTGGACACACGGGCGGATGCCCCATCGCTCGCTGCCGGCCACTACGACCGCATCGTGGTCGCCACCGGCGTGCGCCCGCGCCTGCCGCAAATTCCGGGCATCCCCCACCCCAAGGTGGTGAGTTATGCCGACCTGCTGTCGGACCGGGTGCAAGCCGGCCATAAGGTGGCCGTGATCGGCGCCGGCGGCATCGGCTTCGACGTGGCGACGTTTCTGCTGCACGAATCCCCGGCCGATGCCGCCCGGCCGCAGACGGTCGCTCAGTTTCAGGCCGAATGGGGGGTCGACACCTCGCCCACAGCCGCAGGCGGCCTCAAACCGGCGCAGCCGGTCAGCGCAGCGCGCGAAGTCACTTTGCTGCAGCGCAAACTTGAGAAACCCGGCCGTACCTTGGGCATGAGCACCGGCTGGGCACTCAAGGCCGAACTGGCGCGGCGCGGCCTGCGCACGCTTTCGGGCTGCACCTACGAACGCATCGACGACACCGGTCTGCACCTGAGCGTCAACGGCGTGCCGCAAACATTGGTGGTGGACACCATCGTCCTGTGCGCCGGCCAGGACAGCGAGAACACGCTGGCTGCCGAATTGCGCGCGCTCGGCCTCGCACCCGAGATCATCGGCGGCGCCGATCTGGCCGCCGAACTCGACGCCCTGCGCGCCATTGACCAGGGCACACGCCTCGGTTTGGCCCTCTGACCCCACTGGAACACCCCCCATGGATTTCACCCCCAACCCGGAACACGAAACCATCCGCGAAGCCATCGGCAAAATCTGCGCCCGCTTCGACGACAGCTACTGGCTCGAACGCGACAAGGTTGGCGGCTTTCCGCACGAGCTGCACCGCGCCCTGGCTGACGGCGGCTGGCTCGGCATTTGCCTGCCGCAGGAGTATGGCGGCGGCGGACTGGGCATCAGTGAAGCCACCGTGATGATGCAGGCCATCTCGCAGTCGGGTGCCGGACTGTCGGGCGCATCGGCCGTGCACATGAACATTTTCGGCCTGCAGCCGGTCGCCGCGTTTGGCACCGAAGCGCAGAAATGCCGCATGCTGCCGCCACTGATCGCGGGCCGCGAAAAGGCCTGCTTCGCCGTCACCGAGCCCAACACCGGCCTGAACACCACCCGCTTGAAAACCCGCGCCGAACGGGTCGGCGACCACTATGTGCTGTCCGGCCAGAAGGTCTGGATCTCGACCGCCCAGGTGGCCGAAAAGATGCTGATTTTGGCGCGCACCACGCCAATTGAGGACTGCCAGAAACCGACCTTCGGCCTGAGTCTGTTCTACACCGACCTCGACCGCCGTTTTGTGCAGGTGCGCGAAATCGAGAAGATGGGGCGCAAAGCAGTCGACTCGAACGAACTCTTCATCGACGGCCTGCGGGTGCCGGTGGAGGACCGCATCGGCGACGAGGGCCGTGGCTTTGAGTACATCCTGCATGGCATGAACCCGGAGCGGGTGCTGATCGCTGGTGAAGCGATCGGCCTGGGCCGCAAGGCGCTGGAGGTGGCCGTCAAGTACGCCAGCGAGCGCGTGGTCTTTGACCGCCCCATTGGCAAGAACCAGGCCATCCAGCATCCGCTGGCGGAATCGTGGATGGAACTGGAGGCCGCCGAGATGATGGCGATGCGCGCGGCCTGGAAATACGACAACGGCCTGCCCTGCGGCGCCGATGCCAATGCCGCCAAGTACATGGCGGCCGAGGCCGGTTTCAACGCCTGCCAGCGCGCCATGGCCACGCTCGGCGGCTATGGCTACGCCAAGGAATACCACGTCGAGCGTTACCTGCGCGAAATGATGATCCCGCGCGTCGCGCCGATCAGCCCGCAACTCATCCTGTGTTTCATCGCCGAGAAGGTGCTGGGCCTGCCAAAATCCTATTGACACTCACGAACCCACGACCGATTTACTTCCCGCTGAGGCCAGCAATGCCCTCGTCAATACCCTCCTTTAACCCATGACAGCACCCACCCCATCATGACCACCACCCACGACAGCGAACGCGCTGAACAACTGACCCTGCTGCGCGAAAGCGCACTGAGTTTTGCCGCCAAAGCATCCCCACTCCATCGCGCCCGCGCCCTGCGTCAGCAAACGCCCGGCTTTGATCGCCAGTTCTGGGCCGCTCTGGCCGAGCAGGGCTGGACCGGGCTGCTGGTGTCCGAAAAAATGGGCGGCTACGAGCAAGGCTTCGCCGAGATGGCCGAGGTGGTCGCCGCCCTGGCCACCCAGGTCGCGCCCGAACCCGTGGTGCCGGTGCTGGTCTTCGCGGGCCGCCTGCTGGCCCATGCCGTCCCCTCAGACCTGGCCACGCGCCTGCTCACCGAGATGGCTGAAGGCCGCACCCTGCCCGCCGTGGCCTGGCAGGAAGACATCACCGGCGCCAAAGACCGGACGGATCAGGCGGCCACCCGGCTGGAACGCCAGGCCGACGCCCTGCTGTTGAATGGCAGCAAGCGCCATGTGCGCCCCGGCGCCGGCGCCGACGGCTACATCGTCAGCGCCACGGGGCCGGGAGGTCTGGCCCTGGTGTGGGTGCCCGCCGACACGGCCGACCTGACCGTGACCAGCCAGCCGCTGGCCGACGGCAGCTATGCCGCCCAGCTCGACTTCAACAACGTTCGCCTGCCCGCCAGCCACCTGCTGGCCGAAGGGCCCAATGCCGTCGCCGCCCTGACCCGCGCCTACGATGAAACCCTGGTATCGACCAGCGTCGAACTGCTGGCCCTGGTGCGCGGCATGCTGTCCATGACGCAGGACTACCTGCGCACGCGGGTCCAGTTCGGCAAGCCGATTGGCACTTTCCAGTCGCTGCAGCACCGCGCCGTCGACCTGCTGCTCCAGCAGGAGCTGACCGCCAGCATCGTGACCCAGGCCCTGGCCCTGCTCGACAGTCCGGACAGCGACGCCAGCGCGCGCTCGGCCATGGCCAGCCGCGTCAAGTCACGCGCCTCCGACGCCGGCTTGCAAGTGGCGCGCGAAGCGGTGCAACTGCACGGCGCCATTGGCGTCACCGATGAATACGACCTTGGCCTGTACCTGCAGCGCGCCCTGGTGCTGGCCGCCTGGCTGGGCAACGGCAGCCAGCAGCGCCGCCGCTACGCCGACCTCACCCAAAACGCCACCGAGCAGGAGCACGCATGAACACCACCGCCGCAACCACCACCGACTGGAATGCGCTCGATAACGCCAGCTTTCGCGCCACCGTGCGCGAATTTTTTGAGAAACACTTCCCCGGCGAATGGCGCTACCCGCAGCGGCGCCTGCGCTGGTCCGAAATCGGACCGTGGTACCTGAAGCTTTCGGAAAAAGGCTGGGTCGCGCCGAGCTGGCCCACGCAGTACGGCGGCATGGGACTCTCGCCCGAGAAACTCATCATCTTCATTGAAGAGCAGGAGCGCTGGGGTGTCGCGCGCGCGCCCGACATGGGCATCACCATGGTCGGCCCGCTGCTGATCAACCACGGCAACGAGGCGCAGCGCGCCTACTATCTGCCCAAGATCATTGCTGGTGAGCACATCTGGTGCCAGGGTTACTCCGAACCCAATTCGGGCTCCGACCTGGCCAGCCTGCGCACCGAAGCAGTGGTCGACGGCGACGACTTCATCGTCAACGGACAAAAGACCTGGACCACGCTGGCGCAGGACGCCACCCACATCTTCCTGCTGGTGCGCACCGACAAATCGGCCAAGAAGCAGGAGGGCATCAGCTTCCTGCTGGCCGACATGACAACGCCGGGCATCACGGTGCGCCCCATTCGCAACATCGCTGGCAGCGAGGACTTCTGCGAGGTCTTCCTGGAAAACGTGCGCGTGCCGCGCACCAGCATCGTGGGCGAGCTCAACAAGGGCTGGACCATCGCCAAGGCGCTGCTCGGCTTCGAGCGCATCTTCCTGGGCAGTCCCAAGCAAAGCCAGTACGCGCTGGCGCGCGTGCGGGAAGCGGGGCAGCGGCTCGGCCTGTTCGAAGACACCGGCTTCGTGGACCGCTACACCAAACTGGCGCTGGACGTGGCCGACCTGGGCGCGCTCTATGGCCGATTCATCGAGCAGGTCAAACGCGGCGAAACGCTCGGCCCCGATGTCTCCATGCTCAAGCTGTTCGCCACCGAAACCTATTCGCGCCTGGCCGACCTGCTGGTCGATGTCATGGGCTCGAGTGGCGGCACGCCCGGCTCCACCGCCCTGCCGGGCGGCAAGACCGATGCGCTGACCACCTTCTACAACGCGCGCCCGGCCACCATCTATGGCGGCAGCAACGAAGTGCAGCGCAACATCCTGGCGGCCAGCGTGCTGAAGCTGCCGTCATGAGCATCGGCCGCGACCAGCCCTTCGCCGGCCCCGGCCCGGACGCGCAGTTCGCGCAGGCGCTGGCGCAGGGCCGCTTTCAGATCCAGCGTTGCAGCGCCTGCGGCCAGCATGTGTTTTATCCGCGCGCGCTGTGCACCCATTGCGGCTCGGCCCAGCTCGACTGGGTTGAACCCAGCGGGATCGGCAGCGTCTATTCCAGCACCACGGTGCGCCGCAAGCCACAGGCCGGCGGCGACTACAACGTGGCGCTGGTGGACCTGGCCGAAGGGCCGCGGCTGATGTCGCGCATCGATGGCATTGCGCCCGACCAGGTGCACATCGGCATGCGCGTGCAGGCGCGCGTGATCGACGATCCTGCCAAGGGCAAGTTGCTGGTCTTCATCCCCGAGGGCGCCACACCATGAGCACCACCTCTGCCCTGCGCGGCGCGGCCGCCATCGTAGGCGCCAGCCTGGGCGGCGTGCCCATGGCCCCCGGTCGCAGCGCGCTCGAAATTTTGGGCGAAGCGGTGCACGGCGCGCTGGCCGATGCCGGCTTGAAGCTGTCCGATGTCGATGGCCTGTTCACCGGCTCGTCCTACCACTTCCTCGCAGGTTTATCGGTGGCCGAATATCTGGGCATCCATCCCAAGTTCTGCGAAGCCACGATGGTCGGCGGCTCGTCTTATGTGGGCCACCTGCTCACCGCCGCCATGGCGCTGCACACCGGCCAGTGCGAAGTGGCGCTCATTTGCTACGGCAGCAACCAGGGCTCGGGCTTCGGCAAGCTCAAGTCGATGGCCGAAACGCCCTTGTACGAGGCGCCCTACGAGCCGCGCTACCCGATCTCCAGCTACGCGCTGGCGGCAGCGCGCCACATGCACCAGTACGGCACCACGCGCGAGGACCTGGCCCACATCGCGGTGGCGGCGCGCCAATGGGCGCAGCTCAATCCGCTGGCCCATGCGCGCGATCCGCTCAGCATCGAACAGGTGCTGGCTTCGCGCCTGGTGAGCGACCCGCTGTCGGTGCTCGATTGCTGCCTGGTCACCGACGGCGGCGGCGCCCTGGTGCTGGTGCGCAGCGAGCGAGCGCGCGACTTCCCCAAGCCACCGGTCTATGTGCTGGGCGCGGCCGCTGCCACCTGGCACCGCCAGATCGGCTCCATGCCCGACCTGACGGTCACCGCCGCCGCCGAGTCCGGGCCGCGCGCCTTTGCCATGGCCGGTCTGGCACCGAAGGACGTGGACGTGCTGGAGTTGTACGACGCCTTCACCATCAACACGCTGCTGTTCCTCGAAGACCTGGGCTTTTGCGCCAAGGGCGAAGGCGGCGCTTTCGTGCGCAACGGGCGCATCGCGCCGGGTGGCGCGCTGCCGGTCAATACCAATGGCGGCGGCCTGTCGTGCTGCCACCCCGGCATGTATGGCATGTTCCTGCTGATCGAGGCGGTGCAGCAACTGCGCGGCGCGGCCGGGGCACGCCAGGTGGCCGGTGCGGAGGTGGCGTTGTGCCATGGCAACGGCGGCGTTCTTTCAAGCCAGGTGACGGCCCTGCTGGGCACGGCTGCCACAGTCTGATTTTTTTACATCAACGTCATTTCGTATGCGCCCACCTCATGTGCTAACGGATCAAGCAGCCTTTTTGCATCAAGACTTCGAAGGAGACGCGACGAACCAGAAATGAAAAAAATTATTGACGATCGCGATGGCCTGTGTCCTGACGC encodes:
- a CDS encoding acetyl/propionyl/methylcrotonyl-CoA carboxylase subunit alpha, whose translation is MLKKVLIANRGEIACRIARTCRKLGLEVATVHSSADRFARHVREIGESVELGGAAPSESYLNIDAIIAAAKRVGADAVHPGYGFVSENAAFVRALDAAGLTFIGPTADTIERIGGKASAKREAARLGVPVIPGSEGGMTDPTEVLRLVRGMTLPVLLKAVAGGGGRGMAVVETLEGLEGRIESAMREAEKSFGNGELIVERYLPQVRHLEVQVAGDGQGHAIHLFERECTLQRRHQKVIEEAPSSGLSPKLRAAILADAVKLAAGVNYRGLGTVEFVVTGGEHYFLEVNPRLQVEHPVTEEVTGLDLVELQLHIAATGNLPLAQADVHCTGHAFEARLCAEDADAGFLPATGRLQVVDFSRAGVRIESGVDSGDEISPHYDSMIAKLIAHASDRDSARRALVAGLRESTVIGLVTNLEFLHELLEWPETRDASFHTRLIDERHAQRGVVAPAAPPIEHLAAAALHWLAQQRAGWSALGCWTLWDGFTGWRLSSGPIQAAPQPALVLKAGVAEWPVRFSRRDAQGACTLVIGEQEVNASLQPLAAGRSLLHCDGRALELTIRGDARQVELSSALGSGVFTAQPYLGGAAGDAAASGQLGAPMMGKVVAVKAAVGETVALGQTVIVLESMKMELHVTAPFEGSLSSLRCRVGDMVERHQMLAEVSPS
- a CDS encoding acyl-CoA dehydrogenase family protein encodes the protein MIFDDDQIALRDVARRFAREKLRPDYQKRESEPGIDRALFREMGSLGLIGVDLPEEYGGMGLSGVTAGIITEEIAYGDFNVSYMQLLSSLMGAIIHANASPELARTWNSRIVAGEAIVALGLTEPRGGSDAANLQLKARRVGDEYILSGEKTSITFADQADAMVLFARTGKPEEGARGISAFLVDLNQPGVQRTRFNDVGSKIIGRGSVFFDDVRVPVANRLGAEGKGFTQVMQGFDFSRILIALQCVAAAQASIDETWEYVKERQTFGAPLAQYQGVSFPIVEFETLIAACRQLCYHGLALRDAGQPHTAEAAMVKWMGPKTAFDAIHQCLLTFGHYGWSMDLPHQQRLRDVMGLEIGDGTAQIMKLIVARERVGRAAVQYAKENKS
- a CDS encoding acyl-CoA carboxylase subunit beta codes for the protein MTILTSRVSTSDDEFRLNREAYEAVIADLQKRRQLALAGGPPKAREKHLARNKILPRHRVEVLLDPGSPFLEVGMLAGEGMYDGVPPGASIITGIGLVQGRPCMIIANDATVKGGTYYGMTCKKHVRAQQIAWAHRLPCITLVDSGGAFLPEMAHIFPDVGQFGSIFNNQVRMSAEGIQQIAVVMGPCTAGGAYIPALCDEAVIVKEQGYMYLGGPELTFAATGETVDAEALGGAKMHCSVSGVTDHIAEDDRHALAITREIVRDLGEQPKPRWTRQPSVPPRFDPREIYGIISRDTKIPTDTREILARFVDDSRFQEFKPMYGDTLLTGFARIHGHEVGILANQGVLFPDSAMKAAHFIDLCCQRDIPLLFMADVTGFMVGRAAEQAGIAKAGAKMITAMASANVPKYTIIMGASYGAGYLAMCGRPFNPTAMFAWPTGRAAIMGPDQAATVMALVRKQINKTEGKEWTPEEEEAFKAPVRKIYEDFQPATNFSSNLWVDGIIDPVETRDAMGLLLDLASRTAAKPTPFGIFRF
- a CDS encoding enoyl-CoA hydratase/isomerase family protein, translated to MSQTSSLVVSREGAVGIIELARPEKFNCLSMSVHAGIEAAIDGFEKPDSGVRAILIRAQGKHFCTGADLDEVKSLRGDPASLKHFIGYGHSVLKRLEHSDLPVVAACQGLTLAGGSELMLACDIIFAAKDARFGDQHAQFGLIPGWGGSQRMPRIVGLRRGLDLFFSARWIDADTAEQWGLVNYVVEPGKLHEEALAYCTKLATRSRIGMATMKHLARQGMEGSSEVGLQLEEDLASAALLDDDVSEGLAAFEARRAPVFKP